A section of the Oreochromis aureus strain Israel breed Guangdong linkage group 22, ZZ_aureus, whole genome shotgun sequence genome encodes:
- the LOC116329369 gene encoding class I histocompatibility antigen, F10 alpha chain-like: MFMVTMKAFIFVFLLGIQGAVAVTHSLKYFLTASSQVPNFPEFVTVGMVDDVQVDYYDSNTEKAVPKQDWFARNTDQQYWEGNTDISRVQQQLFKDNIETAKQRFNQTGGVHIVQQMYGCEWDEETGEVNGYEQYGYDGEDFISFELKTETWVAPVHEALITKRKLDHALTVRKKNYLTQICPESLKKYVNYGRSSLMRTVLPSVSLLQRSSSSLVTCHATGFYPNRAKMVWKKDGVEFHKGVNKGEILTNNDGTFQMSVDLDVSSVKPEDWHRYRCVFQLSGVNEDIVTRLDKAVIKTNERSSFSLIITVVVTVVVLAAIAVIAFIIYKKRTERPPPSPAENREVQEQMLPQD; encoded by the exons ATGTTTATGGTCACAATGAAGGCCTTCATCTTCGTTTTTCTCCTGGGAATACAGGGGGCAGTGGCAG TGACCCACTCGCTGAAGTATTTCCTTACTGCGTCCTCTCAAGTCCCAAACTTCCCAGAGTTTGTCACTGTTGGGATGGTTGATGATGTTCAGGTTGATTATTATGACAGCAACACGGAGAAAGCTGTGCCCAAACAGGACTGGTTTGCCAGGAACACAGATCAGCAGTACTGGGAGGGGAACACTGATATCTCCAGggttcagcagcagctgttcaaAGACAACATTGAAACTGCAAAGCAGCGCTTCAACCAAACTGGAg gTGTTCACATTGTCCAGCAGATGTACGGCTGTGAATGGGATGAAGAAACAGGTGAAGTGAATGGATATGAGCAATACGGCTATGATGGAGAGGACTTCATAAGCTTTGAACTGAAGACAGAGACGTGGGTCGCTCCTGTACATGAGGCTCTCATCACCAAACGGAAGTTGGATCATGCTCTGACTGTTCGGAAAAAGAACTACCTCACCCAGATTTGTCCTGAGTCGCTGAAGAAGTATGTGAACTATGGGAGGAGCTCTCTGATGAGGACAG TTCTTCCCTCAGTGTCTCTCCTCCAAAGGTCTTCCTCCTCTCTGGTCACCTGCCACGCTACAGGTTTCTATCCTAACAGAGCCAAGATGGTCTGGAAAAAAGATGGAGTGGAGTTTCATAAGGGTGTGAACAAAGGAGAGATTCTCACCAACAATGACGGGACCTTCCAGATGAGTGTTGACCTGGATGTCTCATCAGTCAAACCTGAAGACTGGCACAGATACAGATGTGTGTTTCAGCTCTCTGGTGTGAACGAGGACATCGTCACCAGACTGGACAAAGCCGTGATCAAGACCAATGAAA GAAGTTCCTTCTCCCTGATCATCACTGTTGTTGTTACTGTGGTTGTTCTTGCTGCCATCGCTGTGATCGCATTCATTATTTACAAAAAGAGGACAG AGAGACCTCCCCCATCTC